DNA sequence from the Blastocatellia bacterium genome:
ATCAGGATCAGCAGCGATGTGACTTCGAACGGCAACAAATACGTCGTGAACAGCTCTCGTCCAACGGCCTCTGTGAGACCGACGCTCGTGCCCGAAGGGATCGGATTCTCCTTGAAGGTGCGCACGAGATAGAAGGTCTCCGCTCCCAGAAGCAACGCGAAGGGCACGGCGAGCCATCGGAAGAGAGGCCGGCGCTCCAACCGCGCCTCCTCGGCACGAAGATTGAGCAACATGATGACGAAGAGGAAGAGCACGAGGATGGCGCCGGCGTAGATCACGACCTGGATCATCGCCAGGAAATACGCGCCGAGCAGCACGTAGAGTCCCGTGATCG
Encoded proteins:
- a CDS encoding NADH-quinone oxidoreductase subunit J, which codes for MERALFLIFALTAVVAALNVLLRRHPLHSALALLVVLGAITGLYVLLGAYFLAMIQVVIYAGAILVLFLFVIMLLNLRAEEARLERRPLFRWLAVPFALLLGAETFYLVRTFKENPIPSGTSVGLTEAVGRELFTTYLLPFEVTSLLILIALLGAVVLARRG